The genomic segment TGGATGCCAAAGGCGAAATCTTTGAATTAAAAAATACCATCAACGTCATGGTGGATCAGCTTTCATCCTTCGCCGCCGAGGTGACTCGCGTGGCAAAAGAAGTGGGTACTGAAGGAAAACTGGGCGGACAAGCGGACGTTAAGGGTGTGTCTGGAACTTGGAAAGACTTAACAGATAACGTCAACAGCCTGGCGGGGAACTTAACGGCCCAAGTTCGTAACATCGCCAAAGTAACCACGGCGGTCGCAAAGGGTGACTTGTCACAAAAAATCACCGTGGATGCTCGTGGCGAAATCTTTGAATTAAAAAATACCATTAACGTCATGGTGGATCAGTTAAACTCGTTTGCGGCGGAAGTAACTCGCGTTGCAAAAGATGTTGGTACTGAAGGAAAACTGGGCGGACAAGCGGACGTTAAAGGTGTGTCTGGAACTTGGAAAGACTTAACGGACAACGTAAACAGCCTGGCACGTAACTTAACAGACCAAGTTCGTAATATCGCCAAAGTAACCACCGCCGTTGCCAAAGGCGACTTATCACAAAAAATCACCGTTGATGCCAAAGGCGAAATCTTAGAACTTAAAAACACCATCAACGTCATGGTGGATCAGTTAAACTCATTTGCGGCGGAAGTAACTCGTGTCGCTAAAGAAGTAGGTACTGAAGGCAAACTGGGCGGACAAGCGGACGTTAAAGGTGTGTCTGGAACTTGGAAAGATCTGACCGACAATGTGAATGGTCTTGCCGGTAACTTAACGGCGCAAGTTCGTAACATCGCCAAAGTAACCACGGCCGTGGCAAAAGGTGACTTATCACAAAAAATCACCGTGGATGCTAAAGGTGAAATCTTAGAAGTAAAAAACACGATCAACTCCATGGTGGATCAGTTAAACTCCTTCGCCGCCGAGGTGACTCGCGTAGCGAAAGAAGTAGGTACGGAAGGCCGTCTGGGTGGACAAGCCGAAGTGCGCGGTGTTTCGGGTATTTGGAAAGACTTAACCGACAACGTGAACGTCATGGCCTCAAACTTAACTAAACAAGTTCGCGGTATCGTGAAGGTCGTAACTGCCGTTGCCAACGGGGACTTAAATCAAAAATTCGTTCTTGAAGCCAAAGGGGAAGTGGCGGCGTTAGCTGAAACGATCAACTCCATGACCGACACTCTGCGCACGTTTGCCGATCAAGTAACAACGGTAGCACGTGAAGTAGGTATCGAAGGGAAACTCGGTGCCCAAGCGCACGTGCCGGGGGTTGCGGGAACATGGAAAGATTTGACCGATAATGTGAACGTCATGGCCTCAAATCTTACCAAACAAGTTCGCGGTATCGTGAAAGTCGTAACCGCGGTAGCTAACGGAGACTTGAATCAAAAATTCGTTCTTGAAGCCAAAGGGGAAGTGGCGGCGTTAGCTGAAACCATCAATACGATGACCGACACTTTGCGTACGTTCGCCGATCAAGTCACCACGGTGGCTCGTGAAGTGGGTATCGAAGGGAAGCTGGGCGGTCAGGCGAAAGTTCCAGGAGCATCGGGAACGTGGAAAGATTTGACCGATAACGTCAATCAGCTGGCGGGGAACTTAACCGCGCAAGTGCGGGCGATTGCGGAAGTGTCAACGGCGGTAACAAAAGGGGATTTAACTCGTTCGATCTCGGTAGAGGCCGAAGGCGAAGTCGCGGCGTTATCAGAGAATATCAATCAAATGATTTCGAACTTAAAAGACACGACTCAAAAAAACAACGAGCAGGACTGGTTAAAAACCAACTTGGCGAAGTTTTCGGGCATGATGCAAGGTCAAAGAAGTATCACTTCGGTGGCGCAGTTGATTATGTCGGAACTTACGCCGTTAGTCGACGCTCGTCAGGGTACATTCTTTATGTTGGAAACGGAAAAAGGCGAGCCCACGTTAAACTTGATTGCAAGTTATGCGTTCACCGAGCGTCGTTCTGTTTCTAATAAGTACAAATTAAAAGAAGGTCTGGTCGGACAGTGCGCTTTTGAGAAAAAACGCATCTTGCTGACAAGTCCTTCTGACGACTACGTCATGATCACTTCAAGCATTGTGGAAGAAAAACCCCGCAATGTGATCGTGCTTCCGGTTCTGTTTGAAGGAGAGTTGAAAGCCGTTATTGAACTGGCTTCGTTAACACCATTTACTCAGAACTATATCAACTTCTTGGATCAGTTGATGGATTCCATCGGCGTTATCTTGAATATGATTTCGTCTTCGATGAGAACCGAAGAACTTCTGCAAGAATTGAAACGTTCCAATGCGGAACTCGAAGCCCAAGCCAAAGAGTTGGAAGAAAAAGCCAAACTTCTGGAAGTCAAAAACCAAGAGGTGGAGCTGGCCTCCCGCTCACTGGAAGAAAAAGCCGAACAGTTGTCGCTTATCTCGAAGTACAAATCGGAATTCTTGGCGAATATGTCCCACGAGTTACGAACGCCGCTTAATAGCTTGCTGATTTTATCTAAGACGTTAGCTGAAAACCGAGATAAAAACTTAAGCGGAGAGCAAGTGAAGTTTGCCAGCACCGTGCATTCGGCCGGTCAGGATTTATTAGCCCTTATCAATGAGATCTTGGATCTATCCAAAGTCGAAGCGGGTAAAATGCCGGTCAATCCCAAAGCCGTGTCCGTTAAAGAAGTGCATGAGTACTTGGAGCAAACGTTCCGTCCGGTGGCGGAACATAAAGGTCTGGAATTCCATATCTCCGTGGGGGATGCGATTCCGAAGGCCATCTTTACCGATGAAAATCGTTTGCATCAGATTCTAAAAAATCTTTTGTCGAATGCCTTTAAGTTCACCGATAAAGGACAGGTTTTGTTAGACATTGCGACGAAGAAAAACAGCGTGGTCTTTAAAGTGACTGATACCGGTATTGGTATTCCTCAAGAAAAACAAAAACTGATCTTTGAGGCCTTCCAACAGGCCGATGGTACGACCAGCCGTAAATACGGTGGTACGGGCCTGGGCTTAACGATCAGCCGCGAAATTGCTCGCTTGTTGGGTGGTGTGATCGAAGTGGAAAGTCGCCCGGGCGAAGGCAGTACGTTCACTTTAACGTTGCCGTTTAAATACACGGGCCCGGATGCCAGCCTTTCAACGCAAGTGGAAGAGCAAATCGAAGTAAGGCCGCTGCCAACGGATGCCGACTTTAGCGGGCGTAAGGTTTTGATCGTGGATGATGACGTTCGTAACGTGTTTGCACTTTCCAGTGTTTTAAAGATGCGCGGTATGAATGTGATATTTGCCGAAAATGGCAGACAAGGGATTAAAGCTTTAGAAGAAAATCCAGATACAGATCTGGTATTGATGGATACCATGATGCCAGAGATGGATGGATTAGAGGCGACTCAAGAAATTCGCAATAATCCGCGGTTTGCAAAACTTCCGATCATCTCGTTAACGGCGAAAGCCATGAAGGGTGATCGTGAGAAGTGTTTAGCGGCGGGGGCGTCCGATTATGTCACCAAACCTGTTGATGAGGCGTACTTATTGGCGGTGATGTATTCTTGGCTTCCGCGCGGTGAAAAAGCAGGAACATTAAGCCTGCAATAGATAGAAAGATTTTGTGGATTCGAAAGTTGATATTCTTATTGTTGATGACAGATTAGACGGCCTCATTACGTTAGAGGCCGTCATCAACATGCCGTACGTAAATTTAGTCAAAGCCCAATCGGGCCGCGAAGCCTTAGAACTTTTGGATTTATATGACTTTGGGGTCATCCTATTGGATGTGCAAATGCCCGAGATGGACGGTTTTGAAACCGCCATGCACATTCGTAAACATGAAAAGTACCGGCACACGCCGATAATTTTTGTGACCGCGATTAATAAAGATGCTCAGTACATCTATCGCGGTTATGAAGCCGGGGCGGTGGATTATATTTTTAAACCTTTTGAACCGCAGATATTGCGTTCTAAGGTGAATGTCTTTATTGAACTTTTTCGTAAAACGCGTCAGCTAAAGCAGCAACGGGATCTTATTCGCGAAAGTGAACGTCGCGAGCGCTATTTGCGTCTTGCAGAGCTAGAGGTTGAAAGTCTCCGTCGTTATCGCGCCTTGGCTGACGCCATTCCGCATATCGTTTGGCGTGCCAAAGGGGATGGAACGCTGGATTATTTTAATCAGGTCTGGATGGATTACACCGGGCTGACTCTTGAGGCGAGCTTTGGTAATGGATGGCAAACCGCGATTCAGATGGATGACATCAATGGTTTTTTAAAGACCTGGATGATCGCAATGTCCAATGGGAATTCCTTTCAAACCGAATGTCGAATTTTACGTAAGGACGGGGCAGAGCGCTGGTTCTGGATCAGTGCCGTCAGTGAGAAAAATCAATCCGATCAAGTAGTAGCTTGGATTGGCACTTGTACCGATATTCATGATCGCAAAATGGCGGAAATGAAATTGATTGAAGCTGAAAAACAGGCCAATGCGGCAAGTTTATCGAAAACCAGCTTCTTAGCAAATATGTCTCATGAGATCCGCACCCCGATGAATGCCATCTTAGGATTTACAGAGCTGATGCTGGACAAAGAGCAATCCCCAGAGGATCGCGTCGAATGTATTCACACGGTTCAGCGTAATGCAAGACAGCTATTAAAGATCATTGATGAGATTTTGGACATTTCGAAAGTCGAATCGGGACGGTTGCAAATTGAGTACGTGGAAACAAACATCGCTTCTTTGCTTGAAGATGTGCGCTCGTTGATGCGCTTACCGGCGCTGGATAAGGAATTAAATTTTAGCGTCGAGCTCAAATCCGAAATTCCGCGCAAGGTGATCACCGATCCCACGCGCCTACGGCAGATTTTATTAAACTTAGTTGGAAATGCGATCAAGTTCACTCACCATGGCTATGTCAAAGTGGAAGTGGAATGGCACCGTCACACCGACAAAGGATCTAACCGCCTGCATTGTTTTATCGCGGACAGTGGTGTGGGGATCAAGTCTGACAATGCGACGCGCTTGTTTCAACCTTTCATGCAAGAAGACAGCGCGACCACCAGAAACTTTGGTGGTACGGGATTGGGCTTGGCTCTTTCGCGTCAATTGGCGCGCGCGATGCGTGGGGATGTGACCCTGGAATACAGTGAGCCGGGTAAAGGCAGTCGTTTTATGTTGGACATTGAGGCCGAACCGACGGTGAATACTGATTTTGTTAAAAGTATTGAAAGTGATTTTGTTAAAAAGGAAAGTGCTTTTCTTAAGGATGGGGAAAAGCGTTTAGAGGGGATGAATGTTCTTCTGGTCGAAGATGTGCACGACAATCAAACATTGATGGTGCATTTCTTAGGCATGGCCGGCGCTCACGTAGACGTCGCAAGCAATGGCAAAGAGGGAGTTCAAAAAGCGCTAGAGGGTCACTATGATGCTGTCTTGATGGACATTCAAATGCCCGTCTTAGATGGCTACGAGGCGACCCGTCAGCTGCGAGAGAAAGGATTCAAAGTGCCGATCATAGCGTTGACGGCGCATGCCCTAAATGAAGAGCGCGAAAAGAGTTTGCGCATGGGCTGCGATGGTCATTTGTCTAAACCAATATCATTTGATGAGTTAGTAACGAACTTAGTCGAATTGGGGCACCCTCATGTCTAATGAGATCCCAGAGTCGTTGCGACTGTTTCTTCGTCGCAACATCAACTCCGTTTCACTTCTGGACGTTCTATTTTTGTTGAAACGTGGTGCACCTCAAACCTGGTCTCCCGAAGAGCTCAGTGTTGAGATGCGTACCAATAAATCATACGCCGCTTCGCAATTAGCAGAATTGCAGGCATTGAATCTGATTCACTTGGATGGAACCAAATACATTTATGACCCCTCTCCGCAAGATCGCGAGATGATTGAGGCGTTGGAGAGCTTGTATAATTCACGGCGATCTACGGTCATCAACTTTATATACTCACAACCTATCGACAGTATCCGAGATTTCGCGGATGCGTTTAAGATTAAGAAGGACTAGGTATGGCGTTTTACGTATATCTTCTATGTTCAGTCACAAGTCTGGGGTGCGCCGTGATGCTCATGCGCGCTTATTTTTCCAGTCGTACGCGATTGCTTTTTTGGAGCAGTTTTTGTTTTATCGGCATCGCCCTCAATAACATCCTGCTGTCGATTGATTTCTCTTTAGGACCTAATTATGACCTCTCAAGCATTCGTGCGGTGGCGGCGTTATTAGGTATGGGGGTGATGATGTACGGCCTTATTTGGGACACGGTCTAATCATGGATAAAACTCTTTTTAATCAATTTATTTATGGCGCCGTTATGATGGCTTCACTGTGTAACGGATTATTCTTTCTTAAATTCTGGCGCAAAACCGGGGATCGATTTTTCTCGATGTTTGCCGCGGCATTTATCTTGTTGTCGGTAGAGCGATGGCTTTTGCTATTTATTAAGACGGCTAACGAAACCAACACATGGGTGTTTATGGTTAGACTTGTGGCCTTCGCCCTTATTATTGGGGCCGTTATTGATAAAAATAAGAAATAAAAAGCTGGGGAGCTGGACGTCGTGGAGGGATCTTTAAAAAAATTGAGATCCCAACGGGGGGTTGAGTTTTAACAGCTTTAGATCTGATATAGAAGCTTATGTGATAAGTCTCTCGAGTTTTTCCGGGAGCGGAAAGCAAAGATCAAAAAATAAAAACATCTCTTTCTGGTAAAATCAGGGATTCAACAAGAAAAGTGGGTCCCATTCTGGCTCGTGCAAATAAAAACTCACAATTTTACGAAGGCTTTCTAAGGACCTCAGTCGTCAAGATTATCCGACAAAACATTTTCTTATTGAATTGCGCTACAGGCACATCATAATAAAACCGAAGGGTGTGACATGTCTGGCGTAATGGAAATCAAAGTTATAAGAAGAAGATCTGCAGAAACTCGTGCCACTGAAACGGCGACCGCAACGGCTTTAACAACACCGGTGTGCGCAGAGCGAGAGCAGTGTCGATTGTTACTAAATACAATGATCCAAGGCTTGGTCGACTATCCGGAGACCATTTCGGTGGCTTATTCTGTCGGGGAGCGCACCACGGTTTTTAAAGTGGAATGTGACAGGCGTTGCTTGGGACAGATCATTGGTGCGAAAGGGAAAAACATTTCCGGTGTTCGCGCAGTGATCGCGGCAACGATGGCTCGCAAGGGCATCCGAGCCATTGTTGAAATCCCATATTACTGCATTGAAACCTAATTTCCATTAACGCATCCCGCATCTTGCGGGAAGTGTCTGCACAATTAGAGTCTCTTTAGCTACAATGGCTGGATGTTCAAGAATTTACGCGAACTTCGTCGACGCATCATCCAGTATAAATCCCGCTCAAAAGTCCACAGCGATTTGGACATTCTTTTATCTACCGTCAAGGACCAAAAAAGTCTTGAAGACAAACTGCAATGGCTGGTGAAGCTATTGCAATGGGTTCGATATGAGGGTGATGTAGATTCACACTTGGAAAAGGAAACCGGTCGTTTGCCCGTGGCGCGCTTACGTTTTCTTTTGATGGTTCTGGATCGTCATCCCCATTGGAAAAAAGACGTGGCCAAGGTTTTAAGAACGGTTGTTCATGAAGTCAGTGGGTTAGAACTTTACACCGAAACCGGCTTACCGCGTGAATTGGGCTTATGGAGTGAGATGGTCGATCGCTTGGTGATGAAGATCTTGCCAACGCCCCCTCTTGACCATGAGCTAGGACATTTGTTTTGGGCTTTGTTCCCGGACAAAGATGACCCGATGTGGTTGGCCTCCATTGATATCTCTACGTTTGATAGAATCTGCGAATTGTTTTCTTATGAAGTGGGTGAAGATGAAAGGGATTGGAACCGTCTTAAACCCGATCTTGAAGACGCTCTGACTTACCTGGTAATTCAAGTGCGCGCCATTGGTCTTTCGCCTAGCGTGCGTCGCCGTACAGATAAGCAAACATTTCGAGATTCGGCTTTTTTTGCTTTGGTGCGGGGGCTGGAGGAGTTTTTAAATGCTTATCATGCTCAAGACAAAGCTCTGACTTTTGAAAAGGCTTCGCGCTTTCGCATGAT from the Bdellovibrio bacteriovorus genome contains:
- a CDS encoding response regulator; this translates as MDSKVDILIVDDRLDGLITLEAVINMPYVNLVKAQSGREALELLDLYDFGVILLDVQMPEMDGFETAMHIRKHEKYRHTPIIFVTAINKDAQYIYRGYEAGAVDYIFKPFEPQILRSKVNVFIELFRKTRQLKQQRDLIRESERRERYLRLAELEVESLRRYRALADAIPHIVWRAKGDGTLDYFNQVWMDYTGLTLEASFGNGWQTAIQMDDINGFLKTWMIAMSNGNSFQTECRILRKDGAERWFWISAVSEKNQSDQVVAWIGTCTDIHDRKMAEMKLIEAEKQANAASLSKTSFLANMSHEIRTPMNAILGFTELMLDKEQSPEDRVECIHTVQRNARQLLKIIDEILDISKVESGRLQIEYVETNIASLLEDVRSLMRLPALDKELNFSVELKSEIPRKVITDPTRLRQILLNLVGNAIKFTHHGYVKVEVEWHRHTDKGSNRLHCFIADSGVGIKSDNATRLFQPFMQEDSATTRNFGGTGLGLALSRQLARAMRGDVTLEYSEPGKGSRFMLDIEAEPTVNTDFVKSIESDFVKKESAFLKDGEKRLEGMNVLLVEDVHDNQTLMVHFLGMAGAHVDVASNGKEGVQKALEGHYDAVLMDIQMPVLDGYEATRQLREKGFKVPIIALTAHALNEEREKSLRMGCDGHLSKPISFDELVTNLVELGHPHV
- a CDS encoding KH domain-containing protein; translation: MSGVMEIKVIRRRSAETRATETATATALTTPVCAEREQCRLLLNTMIQGLVDYPETISVAYSVGERTTVFKVECDRRCLGQIIGAKGKNISGVRAVIAATMARKGIRAIVEIPYYCIET
- a CDS encoding DUF5985 family protein — its product is MAFYVYLLCSVTSLGCAVMLMRAYFSSRTRLLFWSSFCFIGIALNNILLSIDFSLGPNYDLSSIRAVAALLGMGVMMYGLIWDTV
- a CDS encoding DUF5985 family protein yields the protein MDKTLFNQFIYGAVMMASLCNGLFFLKFWRKTGDRFFSMFAAAFILLSVERWLLLFIKTANETNTWVFMVRLVAFALIIGAVIDKNKK
- a CDS encoding HAMP domain-containing protein gives rise to the protein MVPSFDSKEQLRQLLFTIKAVRRGEFNVRMPIGNEGIIAEIGEVLNDIIEMNESMANEFVRVRSTVGQEGKMNERVSMGSVKGAWATSVDSINLLIGDLVQPTQEVARVITSVAKGDLSQKMSLEIDGRTVKGEFFRIGTTVNAMVDQLNSFASEVTRVAKEVGTEGKLGGQADVRGASGIWRDLTDNVNNLAGNLTDQVRNIAKVTTAVAKGDLSQKITVDAKGEIFELKNTINVMVDQLSSFAAEVTRVAKEVGTEGRLGGQADVKGVSGTWKDLTDNVNGLANNLTAQVRNIAKVTTAVANGDLSQKITVDARGEILELKNTINVMVDQLNSFAAEVTRVAKEVGTEGRLGGQADVKGVSGTWKDLTDNVNGLANNLTAQVRNIAKVTIAIANGDLSQKITVDARGEIMELKDTINTMVDTLRSFATEVTRVAKEVGTEGKLGGQADVKGVAGTWKDLTDNVNGLAGNLTAQVRNIAKVTTAVANGDLSQKITVDARGEILELKETINVMVDQLNSFAAEVTRVAKEVGTEGKLGGQADVKGVSGTWKDLTDNVNGLAANLTAQVRNIAKVTTAVAKGDLSQKITVDAKGEIFELKNTINVMVDQLSSFAAEVTRVAKEVGTEGKLGGQADVKGVSGTWKDLTDNVNSLAGNLTAQVRNIAKVTTAVAKGDLSQKITVDARGEIFELKNTINVMVDQLNSFAAEVTRVAKDVGTEGKLGGQADVKGVSGTWKDLTDNVNSLARNLTDQVRNIAKVTTAVAKGDLSQKITVDAKGEILELKNTINVMVDQLNSFAAEVTRVAKEVGTEGKLGGQADVKGVSGTWKDLTDNVNGLAGNLTAQVRNIAKVTTAVAKGDLSQKITVDAKGEILEVKNTINSMVDQLNSFAAEVTRVAKEVGTEGRLGGQAEVRGVSGIWKDLTDNVNVMASNLTKQVRGIVKVVTAVANGDLNQKFVLEAKGEVAALAETINSMTDTLRTFADQVTTVAREVGIEGKLGAQAHVPGVAGTWKDLTDNVNVMASNLTKQVRGIVKVVTAVANGDLNQKFVLEAKGEVAALAETINTMTDTLRTFADQVTTVAREVGIEGKLGGQAKVPGASGTWKDLTDNVNQLAGNLTAQVRAIAEVSTAVTKGDLTRSISVEAEGEVAALSENINQMISNLKDTTQKNNEQDWLKTNLAKFSGMMQGQRSITSVAQLIMSELTPLVDARQGTFFMLETEKGEPTLNLIASYAFTERRSVSNKYKLKEGLVGQCAFEKKRILLTSPSDDYVMITSSIVEEKPRNVIVLPVLFEGELKAVIELASLTPFTQNYINFLDQLMDSIGVILNMISSSMRTEELLQELKRSNAELEAQAKELEEKAKLLEVKNQEVELASRSLEEKAEQLSLISKYKSEFLANMSHELRTPLNSLLILSKTLAENRDKNLSGEQVKFASTVHSAGQDLLALINEILDLSKVEAGKMPVNPKAVSVKEVHEYLEQTFRPVAEHKGLEFHISVGDAIPKAIFTDENRLHQILKNLLSNAFKFTDKGQVLLDIATKKNSVVFKVTDTGIGIPQEKQKLIFEAFQQADGTTSRKYGGTGLGLTISREIARLLGGVIEVESRPGEGSTFTLTLPFKYTGPDASLSTQVEEQIEVRPLPTDADFSGRKVLIVDDDVRNVFALSSVLKMRGMNVIFAENGRQGIKALEENPDTDLVLMDTMMPEMDGLEATQEIRNNPRFAKLPIISLTAKAMKGDREKCLAAGASDYVTKPVDEAYLLAVMYSWLPRGEKAGTLSLQ